A window of Chitinispirillum alkaliphilum contains these coding sequences:
- a CDS encoding Iron-sulfur cluster-binding protein, with amino-acid sequence MKSVVSVSHSEIPEIGLKGALDNISHLEDIFKGKHVAIKPNETWASAQDLTACTQSDTLKAVIGYVKQFKPKKITVTGGSGGAKTEQIFSLLGFNHVIEKEGVEFFDHNKPPFEKVALEYGPTQEIVVNPHIFSFDTIVSLAQLKVHAKAEVTLTMKNIAMSFPCADYYGYPRYTYKHSHQIFFSDLHGFIASMCHRFPIHLGIIAGHPAMVGTGPIGGKTFESGLYLASRDYVSVDSIGAQILGKPNVSHIMLAQEYGDGISDPEDIEIRGMGLEQAIDSFAGDQI; translated from the coding sequence ATGAAAAGTGTTGTTTCTGTCTCACATAGTGAAATTCCGGAGATTGGGCTAAAAGGGGCGCTCGACAATATCAGTCATTTGGAGGATATCTTTAAGGGAAAACATGTGGCAATAAAGCCAAATGAAACCTGGGCATCGGCTCAGGACCTTACAGCCTGCACACAATCTGACACACTAAAGGCTGTTATTGGTTATGTAAAACAGTTCAAACCCAAAAAAATCACCGTTACAGGAGGGTCGGGGGGAGCAAAAACTGAACAGATTTTTTCACTTCTTGGATTTAATCATGTCATTGAAAAAGAAGGTGTGGAATTCTTTGATCACAATAAGCCACCATTTGAAAAAGTGGCCCTTGAGTATGGGCCGACACAGGAAATTGTGGTAAACCCACATATTTTTTCATTTGACACAATTGTTTCATTGGCTCAGTTGAAGGTACATGCCAAGGCTGAGGTGACCCTTACCATGAAAAATATTGCTATGTCCTTTCCCTGTGCAGACTATTATGGGTATCCAAGATACACTTATAAGCATTCTCACCAGATTTTTTTCAGCGATCTGCACGGCTTTATTGCATCCATGTGTCATCGTTTTCCCATACATCTGGGGATAATCGCAGGGCACCCTGCAATGGTGGGAACAGGGCCGATCGGTGGTAAAACATTTGAATCCGGGTTGTATTTGGCATCACGAGATTACGTCTCGGTGGATAGCATAGGAGCCCAGATACTTGGAAAGCCCAATGTTTCTCATATCATGCTTGCTCAGGAGTATGGTGATGGAATTTCAGATCCGGAGGATATAGAGATAAGAGGAATGGGTTTGGAGCAGGCAATTGATTCATTTGCCGGGGATCAGATCTGA